One Streptomyces hundungensis DNA segment encodes these proteins:
- a CDS encoding DeoR/GlpR family DNA-binding transcription regulator, translating into MFAAERRQLILEMVRANGAVSLRELARVVQTSEVTVRRDVRALEAEGLLDRRHGGAVLPGGFTRESGFPQKSHLATAEKTAIADLAAGLVEEGEAIVVGAGTTTQELARRLARVPGLTVVTNSLLVAQALAHANRVEVVMTGGTLRGSNYALVGSGAEQSLQGLRVSRAFLSGSGLTAERGLSTSNMLSASVDRALVQAAAEVVVLADHTKLGTDTMFQTVPTDVITRLVTDEPPGHDDRAATELQALADQGVQIAVAGPSGAPSGETAPGRPPRRDVPLPGQRRTHGPGAGPQLRSASGMGEPQGPGERARVADLRRR; encoded by the coding sequence GTGTTCGCAGCAGAACGTCGCCAATTGATCCTCGAAATGGTGCGTGCCAACGGGGCGGTATCGCTCCGGGAGCTCGCCCGTGTCGTCCAGACCTCCGAAGTGACCGTACGGCGGGACGTGCGGGCGCTGGAGGCCGAAGGACTCCTCGACCGCCGCCACGGCGGTGCGGTACTGCCGGGCGGATTCACCCGTGAGTCCGGCTTCCCGCAGAAATCCCATCTAGCCACCGCGGAGAAGACGGCCATCGCCGACCTCGCCGCGGGTCTCGTCGAAGAGGGCGAGGCCATCGTGGTCGGCGCGGGGACGACCACGCAGGAGCTGGCCCGCCGGCTCGCGCGGGTCCCCGGCCTGACCGTCGTCACCAACTCCCTGCTGGTGGCCCAGGCGTTGGCCCATGCCAACCGGGTGGAGGTCGTCATGACCGGGGGCACCCTGCGCGGCTCCAACTACGCCCTGGTGGGCAGTGGTGCCGAGCAGTCCCTCCAGGGGCTGCGGGTCTCCCGCGCCTTCCTGTCCGGGAGCGGTCTCACCGCCGAGCGCGGTCTGTCCACCTCCAACATGCTCTCGGCGAGCGTGGACCGCGCGCTGGTGCAGGCCGCGGCCGAGGTCGTGGTCCTCGCCGACCACACCAAGCTGGGCACCGACACCATGTTCCAGACGGTGCCGACCGACGTGATCACCCGCCTGGTCACCGACGAGCCGCCGGGCCACGACGACCGGGCCGCCACCGAGTTGCAGGCCCTCGCCGACCAGGGGGTGCAGATCGCCGTGGCGGGCCCCTCGGGTGCCCCGTCCGGCGAGACCGCCCCGGGCCGGCCGCCCCGCCGCGACGTGCCGCTCCCGGGTCAGCGCCGCACCCACGGCCCCGGCGCGGGCCCGCAGTTGCGCAGTGCTTCGGGGATGGGGGAGCCGCAGGGGCCGGGCGAGCGGGCCCGGGTCGCGGATCTGCGGCGCCGCTAG
- a CDS encoding acyl-CoA carboxylase subunit beta, giving the protein MSEPENAQSDATVDLHTTAGKLADLQRRIDEATHAGSARAIEKQHAKGKLTARERVELLLDEGSFVELDEFARHRSTNFGIEKNRPYGDGVVTGYGTVDGRPVCVYSQDFTIFGGSLGEVYGEKIVKVMDFALKTGCPVIGINDGGGARIQEGVVALGLFAEIFRRNVHASGVVPQISLIVGPCAGGAVYSPAITDFTVMVDQTSHMFITGPDVIKTVTGEDVGFEELGGARTHNTTSGVAHHMAGDEKDAIEYVKSLLSYLPSNNLSEPPAFPEEADLETSDEDRELDALIPDSANQPYDMHTAIEHVLDEGEFLETQALFAPNIITGFGRVEGYPVGIVANQPMQFAGCLDINASEKAARFVRTCDAFNVPVLTFVDVPGFLPGVDQEYGGIIRRGAKLIYAYAEATVPLITVITRKAFGGAYDVMGSKHLGADLNLAWPTAQIAVMGAQGAVNILHRRTIAAAAPEDQEATRAELIADYEDTLLNPYIAAERGYVDAVIMPSETRAHIVRGLRQLRTKRESLPPKKHGNIPL; this is encoded by the coding sequence ATGTCCGAGCCGGAAAACGCCCAGAGCGACGCCACCGTCGACCTCCACACCACCGCCGGAAAGCTGGCGGATCTTCAGCGCCGCATCGACGAGGCGACCCACGCCGGCTCCGCGCGAGCGATCGAAAAGCAGCACGCCAAGGGCAAGTTGACGGCCCGTGAGCGGGTCGAGCTGCTCCTTGACGAGGGCTCGTTCGTCGAACTGGACGAGTTCGCCCGGCACCGCTCGACCAACTTCGGGATCGAGAAGAACCGCCCCTACGGCGACGGCGTGGTCACCGGATACGGAACGGTCGACGGCCGTCCGGTGTGCGTGTACTCGCAGGACTTCACCATCTTCGGCGGCTCGCTCGGCGAGGTGTACGGCGAGAAGATCGTGAAGGTCATGGACTTCGCCCTCAAGACGGGCTGTCCGGTCATCGGCATCAACGACGGCGGTGGCGCCCGCATCCAGGAGGGCGTCGTCGCACTCGGCCTGTTCGCCGAGATCTTCCGCCGCAATGTGCACGCCTCGGGCGTCGTTCCGCAGATCTCCCTGATCGTCGGCCCGTGCGCGGGCGGCGCGGTGTACTCCCCCGCGATCACCGACTTCACGGTGATGGTCGACCAGACCTCGCACATGTTCATCACCGGGCCCGACGTCATCAAGACCGTCACCGGTGAGGACGTGGGCTTCGAGGAGCTCGGCGGCGCGCGCACGCACAACACCACGTCGGGTGTGGCGCACCACATGGCGGGCGACGAGAAGGACGCGATCGAATACGTCAAGTCCCTTCTCTCGTACCTCCCTTCGAACAACCTGAGCGAGCCGCCGGCCTTCCCCGAGGAGGCCGATCTGGAGACCTCGGACGAGGACCGCGAGCTGGACGCCCTCATCCCGGACTCCGCGAACCAGCCGTACGACATGCACACCGCCATCGAACACGTCCTGGACGAGGGCGAGTTCCTGGAGACGCAGGCCCTGTTCGCGCCGAACATCATCACCGGCTTCGGCCGCGTGGAGGGCTACCCGGTGGGCATCGTCGCCAACCAGCCCATGCAGTTCGCCGGTTGCCTGGACATCAACGCCTCCGAGAAGGCCGCGCGCTTCGTGCGCACCTGCGACGCCTTCAACGTGCCGGTGCTGACCTTCGTCGACGTCCCCGGCTTCCTTCCCGGGGTCGACCAGGAGTACGGCGGCATCATCCGCCGCGGCGCCAAGCTGATCTACGCCTACGCGGAGGCGACGGTCCCGCTCATCACCGTCATCACCCGCAAGGCGTTCGGCGGCGCGTACGACGTCATGGGCTCCAAGCACCTGGGCGCCGACCTCAACCTGGCGTGGCCGACGGCGCAGATCGCTGTCATGGGCGCGCAGGGCGCGGTCAACATCCTGCACCGGCGCACGATCGCGGCGGCCGCCCCCGAGGACCAGGAGGCGACCCGGGCCGAGCTGATCGCGGACTACGAGGACACGCTCCTCAACCCGTACATCGCGGCGGAGCGGGGGTACGTGGACGCGGTGATCATGCCGTCGGAGACCCGGGCCCACATCGTGCGGGGCCTGCGTCAGCTGCGCACGAAGCGGGAATCCCTCCCTCCGAAGAAGCACGGCAACATCCCTCTCTAG
- a CDS encoding acetyl/propionyl/methylcrotonyl-CoA carboxylase subunit alpha: MRKVLIANRGEIAVRVARACRDAGIASVAVYADPDRDALHVRTADEAFALGGDTPAASYLDIAKVLAAAADSGADAVHPGYGFLSENAEFAQAVLDAGLTWIGPPPQAIRDLGDKVAARHIAQRAGAPLVAGTPDPVSGADEVVAFAREHGLPIAIKAAFGGGGRGLKVARTLEEVPELYDSAVREAVAAFGRGECFVERYLDKPRHVETQCLADTHGNVVVVSTRDCSLQRRHQKLVEEAPAPFLTEAQNAELYAASKAILKEAGYVGAGTVEFLVGADGTISFLEVNTRLQVEHPVTEEVTGIDLVREMFRIADGEELGYGDPVMRGHSIEFRINGEDPGRGFLPAPGTVTLFSPPTGPGVRLDAGVESGSVIGPAWDSLLAKLIVTGATREQALQRAARALAEFTVEGMATAIPFHRAVVADPAFTADPFRIHTRWIETEFVNEIPAFTAPADAESDEEPGRETVVVEVGGKRLEVSLPSSLGMTLARTAAAGGAKPKRRAAKKTGSAASGDTLASPMQGTIVKVAVEEGQEVKEGDLVVVLEAMKMEQPLNAHRAGTVKGLAAEVGASVSSGAMICEIKD, from the coding sequence GTGCGCAAGGTGCTCATCGCCAACCGAGGCGAAATCGCTGTCCGCGTTGCCCGGGCCTGCCGGGATGCCGGAATCGCGAGCGTAGCCGTCTACGCCGATCCGGACCGGGATGCACTGCATGTCCGGACAGCGGACGAGGCATTCGCCCTGGGCGGTGACACCCCGGCGGCCAGCTATCTGGACATCGCCAAGGTGCTCGCGGCAGCGGCCGACTCCGGAGCGGACGCGGTCCACCCGGGCTACGGATTCCTCTCCGAGAACGCCGAGTTCGCCCAGGCCGTACTGGACGCGGGCCTGACCTGGATCGGTCCGCCCCCGCAGGCCATCCGCGACCTCGGCGACAAGGTGGCGGCCCGTCACATCGCCCAGCGCGCGGGCGCCCCGCTCGTCGCCGGCACCCCGGACCCGGTCTCGGGCGCCGACGAGGTCGTCGCGTTCGCCCGCGAACACGGCCTGCCCATCGCCATCAAGGCGGCCTTCGGCGGCGGCGGCCGCGGCCTCAAGGTCGCCCGCACCCTCGAAGAGGTCCCCGAGCTCTACGACTCGGCGGTGCGCGAGGCCGTCGCGGCGTTCGGCCGGGGCGAGTGCTTCGTCGAGCGCTACCTCGACAAGCCGCGTCACGTCGAGACCCAGTGCCTCGCCGACACCCACGGCAACGTCGTCGTGGTCTCGACCCGTGACTGCTCGCTCCAGCGCCGCCATCAGAAGCTGGTCGAGGAGGCCCCGGCGCCGTTCCTGACGGAGGCTCAGAACGCGGAGCTGTACGCCGCGTCCAAGGCCATCCTCAAGGAGGCCGGCTACGTCGGCGCGGGCACCGTCGAGTTCCTCGTCGGCGCCGACGGCACCATCTCCTTCCTGGAGGTCAACACCCGCCTCCAGGTCGAGCACCCGGTCACCGAAGAGGTCACCGGCATCGACCTGGTCCGCGAGATGTTCCGCATCGCCGACGGCGAGGAACTGGGGTACGGCGACCCGGTCATGCGCGGCCACTCCATCGAGTTCCGCATCAACGGCGAGGACCCGGGCCGCGGCTTCCTGCCCGCCCCCGGCACGGTCACCCTGTTCTCGCCGCCGACCGGCCCGGGCGTCCGCCTGGACGCCGGCGTCGAGTCCGGCTCGGTCATCGGCCCCGCCTGGGACTCCCTGCTCGCCAAGCTCATCGTTACCGGTGCCACCCGTGAGCAGGCGCTCCAGCGGGCGGCGCGTGCGCTGGCCGAGTTCACCGTCGAGGGCATGGCGACGGCCATCCCCTTCCACCGCGCGGTCGTCGCCGACCCCGCCTTCACCGCCGACCCGTTCCGCATCCACACCCGCTGGATCGAGACCGAGTTCGTCAACGAGATCCCGGCGTTCACGGCCCCGGCCGACGCGGAGTCGGACGAGGAGCCCGGCCGCGAGACGGTCGTGGTCGAGGTGGGTGGCAAGCGCCTTGAGGTCTCCCTGCCGTCCTCGCTCGGCATGACGCTGGCGCGTACGGCCGCGGCGGGCGGCGCCAAGCCCAAGCGGCGTGCCGCCAAGAAGACCGGCTCCGCCGCTTCCGGCGACACCCTTGCCTCGCCCATGCAGGGCACGATCGTGAAGGTGGCGGTCGAGGAGGGCCAGGAGGTCAAGGAGGGCGACCTCGTCGTGGTCCTGGAGGCCATGAAGATGGAGCAGCCGCTCAACGCGCATCGCGCGGGGACGGTTAAGGGGCTTGCGGCGGAGGTGGGGGCGTCGGTGTCGTCCGGCGCGATGATCTGCGAGATCAAGGACTGA
- a CDS encoding TetR/AcrR family transcriptional regulator: MDGNTGSPPRPRRADARRNHDRLLATARTAFAEHGTDTSLEDVARRAGVGIGTLYRHFPTRHALLSAVFQSEVEILLARSRELLDAEQPCTALIEWLRAIITHAGLYRGLARALMSASGDASSALARCSEPMREAGDALLVRAREAGSVRADVTIADLMQLTNAIALAAEQSPDDLELADRLLALTYRGLKGQPRPTGRA, encoded by the coding sequence ATGGATGGGAACACGGGGTCGCCACCCCGCCCCCGGCGGGCGGACGCGCGGCGCAACCACGACCGTCTGCTGGCAACCGCCCGCACCGCCTTCGCGGAACACGGCACGGACACCTCCCTGGAGGACGTGGCCCGCAGGGCAGGCGTGGGCATCGGCACCCTCTACCGCCACTTCCCCACCCGCCACGCCCTGCTGAGCGCGGTGTTCCAGAGCGAGGTGGAGATACTGCTCGCCCGGTCACGGGAGTTGCTGGACGCCGAGCAGCCCTGCACCGCGCTGATCGAGTGGCTGCGCGCCATCATCACGCACGCGGGCCTGTACCGGGGCCTGGCCCGTGCCCTCATGTCGGCCTCGGGGGACGCCAGTTCGGCCCTGGCCCGGTGCAGCGAACCGATGCGGGAGGCGGGCGACGCCCTGCTCGTACGGGCCCGGGAAGCCGGTTCCGTACGCGCCGACGTCACCATCGCCGACCTCATGCAGCTCACCAACGCCATCGCGCTGGCGGCCGAACAGTCCCCGGACGACCTGGAGTTGGCCGACCGGCTGCTGGCCCTGACCTATCGGGGCCTGAAGGGCCAGCCACGCCCGACCGGCCGCGCCTAG
- a CDS encoding gamma-glutamylcyclotransferase, protein MSLYAAYAGNLDPRLMTRRAPHSPLRGTGWLNGWRLTFGGEQMGWEGALATIVEAPRSQVFVALYDIAPLDEESMDRWEGVGLDIYRRMRVRVHTLDGEDAAWLYVLNGYEGGLPSARYLGELADAAESAGAPHDYVMELRKRPC, encoded by the coding sequence ATGTCGCTCTACGCCGCGTACGCCGGCAACCTGGATCCGCGGCTGATGACCCGCCGCGCCCCGCACTCTCCGCTGCGCGGCACCGGCTGGCTCAACGGCTGGCGCCTGACGTTCGGCGGAGAGCAGATGGGCTGGGAGGGCGCCCTCGCGACGATCGTCGAGGCCCCCCGCTCCCAGGTCTTCGTCGCCCTGTACGACATCGCGCCGCTCGACGAGGAGTCGATGGACCGGTGGGAGGGCGTCGGCCTCGACATCTACCGCCGGATGCGGGTGCGGGTGCACACGCTGGACGGGGAGGACGCGGCGTGGCTGTACGTCCTGAACGGGTATGAGGGCGGCCTGCCCTCGGCCCGTTACCTGGGCGAGCTGGCCGACGCGGCGGAGTCCGCGGGCGCGCCCCACGACTACGTAATGGAACTCCGCAAACGCCCCTGCTGA
- a CDS encoding purine-nucleoside phosphorylase, whose amino-acid sequence MNASAIPDLLQDDPHAAADAAAARLRELTGAETHDVALVMGSGWAPAVDALGAPEAEFPVTELPGFPAPAVEGHGGKIRSYKIGTKRVLVFLGRTHFYEGRGVASVSHGVRTAVAAGCKTVVLTNGCGGLRDGMRPGQPVLISDHINLTATSPIIGANFVDLTDLYSPRLRALCKEVDETLEEGVYVQFPGPHYETPAEINMVRVLGGDLVGMSTVLEAIAAREAGAEVLGISLVTNLAAGLTGEPLNHEEVLQAGRDSAARMGELLTRVLDRI is encoded by the coding sequence GTGAACGCATCTGCCATCCCGGACCTGCTCCAGGACGACCCCCACGCCGCCGCCGACGCCGCCGCCGCGCGCCTGCGCGAGCTCACCGGCGCCGAGACCCACGACGTCGCCCTGGTGATGGGCTCCGGCTGGGCGCCGGCCGTCGACGCGCTCGGCGCCCCCGAGGCCGAGTTCCCCGTGACCGAGCTGCCGGGCTTCCCGGCGCCGGCCGTCGAGGGCCACGGCGGCAAGATCCGCTCGTACAAGATCGGCACCAAGCGCGTCCTGGTCTTCCTCGGCCGTACGCACTTCTACGAGGGCCGCGGCGTCGCCTCCGTCTCGCACGGCGTGCGCACCGCCGTCGCCGCCGGCTGCAAGACCGTCGTCCTGACCAACGGCTGCGGCGGCCTGCGCGACGGCATGCGCCCGGGCCAGCCGGTCCTCATCAGCGACCACATCAACCTGACGGCCACCTCGCCGATCATCGGCGCCAACTTCGTGGACCTCACCGACCTGTACTCGCCGCGCCTGCGCGCGCTGTGCAAGGAGGTCGACGAGACGCTGGAAGAGGGCGTCTACGTCCAGTTCCCCGGCCCGCACTACGAGACCCCGGCCGAGATCAACATGGTCCGCGTGCTCGGCGGCGACCTGGTCGGCATGTCGACCGTGCTGGAGGCCATCGCGGCCCGCGAGGCCGGCGCGGAGGTCCTCGGGATCTCGCTCGTCACCAACCTCGCCGCCGGTCTGACCGGTGAGCCGCTCAACCACGAAGAGGTGCTCCAGGCCGGCCGCGACTCGGCGGCGCGCATGGGCGAGCTGCTCACGCGGGTACTCGACCGCATCTGA
- a CDS encoding Maf family protein, producing the protein MAHMTAPRRLVLASQSPARLGLLRQAGLAPEVIVSGVDEDALSAPTPSELALVLAEAKADAVAARPEASGALVIGCDSVLELDGLALGKPADAEDATARWKSMRGRSGVLRTGHCVIDTATGGRTSATASTVVHFGEPTDAELAAYVASGEPLYVAGAFTLDGRSAPFIDSIEGDPGNVIGLSLPLLRTLLAELGVPITELWV; encoded by the coding sequence ATGGCGCACATGACTGCTCCGCGCCGCCTCGTCCTCGCCTCCCAATCCCCCGCCCGGCTCGGGCTGCTCCGCCAGGCGGGGCTCGCGCCCGAGGTGATCGTCAGCGGCGTCGACGAGGACGCCCTGAGCGCGCCGACCCCGTCCGAGCTCGCCCTGGTCCTCGCCGAGGCGAAGGCGGACGCGGTGGCCGCCCGCCCCGAGGCGTCGGGCGCGCTCGTCATCGGCTGCGACTCCGTGCTGGAGCTGGACGGCCTGGCGCTCGGCAAGCCCGCCGACGCCGAGGACGCGACGGCCCGCTGGAAGTCGATGCGCGGCCGCTCGGGCGTACTGCGGACCGGGCACTGCGTGATCGACACGGCGACCGGCGGGCGTACCTCGGCGACCGCGTCGACGGTCGTCCATTTCGGCGAGCCCACGGACGCGGAGCTCGCGGCGTACGTGGCGAGCGGTGAACCCCTGTACGTGGCAGGGGCGTTCACCCTCGACGGCCGCTCGGCACCCTTCATCGACTCCATCGAGGGCGACCCCGGCAACGTCATCGGGCTCAGCCTGCCCCTGCTGCGCACCCTCCTCGCCGAGCTGGGCGTCCCGATCACCGAGCTGTGGGTCTAG
- a CDS encoding phospho-sugar mutase, with protein MTQDLIARARAWLAEDPDSETRDELAKLIESSADAEHAAELAARFSGTLQFGTAGLRGELGAGPMRMNRSVVIRAAAGLAAYLKAKGQGDGLVVIGYDARYKSADFARDTAAVMVGAGLRATVLPRPLPTPVLAYAIRHLGAVAGVEVTASHNPPRDNGYKVYLGDGSQIVPPADAEIAAEIAAVASLHDVPRPESGWEVLGDEVLDAYLARTDAVLTAGSPRTANVVYTAMHGVGKDVLLAAFARAGFPEPVLVAEQAEPDPAFPTVAFPNPEEPGAMDLAFATARRVDPDVVLANDPDADRCAAAVKDRDGQWRMLRGDEVGALLAAHLVAKGVTGVFAESIVSSSLLGRIAEAAGLGYEETLTGFKWIARVEDLRYGYEEALGYCVDPEGVRDKDGITAALVLAELVSVLKEQGRTVLDLLDELALAHGLHATDQLSVRVEDLTVISNAMARLREQPPTALAGLAVTKAEDLTEGTEELPPTDGLRYYLEGARVIVRPSGTEPKLKCYLEVVVPVGSADELDAARARGAELLAGIKKDLAAAAGI; from the coding sequence GTGACGCAGGACCTGATCGCGCGGGCCCGGGCCTGGCTCGCCGAGGACCCCGACAGCGAGACGCGCGACGAGCTGGCCAAGCTCATCGAGAGTTCGGCGGACGCCGAGCACGCGGCGGAGTTGGCCGCGCGGTTCAGCGGCACGCTCCAGTTCGGCACCGCCGGGCTGCGCGGCGAGCTGGGCGCCGGGCCGATGCGGATGAACCGCTCGGTCGTCATCCGGGCCGCCGCCGGGCTCGCCGCGTACCTCAAGGCGAAGGGGCAGGGCGACGGGCTCGTCGTCATCGGCTACGACGCGCGCTACAAGTCCGCCGACTTCGCGCGGGACACCGCGGCCGTCATGGTCGGCGCCGGACTGCGCGCGACGGTGCTCCCCCGGCCGCTGCCCACGCCCGTACTGGCGTACGCCATAAGGCACTTGGGCGCCGTCGCCGGCGTCGAGGTGACCGCGAGCCACAACCCGCCGCGGGACAACGGCTACAAGGTGTATCTGGGCGACGGCTCGCAGATCGTGCCGCCGGCCGACGCGGAGATCGCCGCCGAGATCGCGGCCGTCGCCTCGCTGCACGACGTGCCGCGCCCCGAGTCCGGCTGGGAGGTGCTCGGGGACGAGGTCCTGGACGCCTATCTGGCGCGTACGGACGCGGTGTTGACCGCCGGCTCGCCGCGCACCGCGAACGTCGTCTACACGGCGATGCACGGCGTCGGCAAGGACGTGCTGCTCGCCGCGTTCGCGCGGGCCGGGTTCCCCGAGCCGGTGCTCGTGGCCGAACAGGCCGAGCCCGACCCGGCGTTCCCCACGGTCGCCTTCCCCAACCCGGAGGAGCCGGGCGCGATGGACCTGGCGTTCGCCACGGCCCGTCGCGTCGATCCCGACGTCGTGCTCGCCAACGACCCGGACGCCGACCGCTGCGCGGCCGCGGTCAAGGACCGCGACGGCCAGTGGCGGATGCTGCGCGGTGACGAGGTCGGCGCGCTGCTCGCCGCCCACCTGGTCGCCAAGGGCGTCACCGGCGTGTTCGCCGAGTCGATCGTGTCGTCCTCGCTGCTCGGCCGCATCGCCGAGGCGGCGGGGCTCGGGTACGAGGAGACGCTGACCGGGTTCAAGTGGATCGCCCGCGTCGAGGACCTGCGCTACGGCTACGAGGAGGCGCTGGGCTACTGCGTCGACCCCGAGGGCGTGCGCGACAAGGACGGCATCACGGCCGCCCTGGTCCTCGCCGAGCTGGTCTCCGTCCTCAAGGAGCAGGGCCGCACGGTTCTGGACCTGCTCGACGAACTGGCCCTGGCGCACGGTCTGCACGCCACCGACCAGCTCTCGGTCCGGGTGGAGGACCTGACGGTGATCTCGAACGCGATGGCGCGGCTGCGCGAGCAGCCGCCGACCGCGCTCGCGGGGCTCGCCGTCACGAAGGCGGAGGACCTGACGGAGGGCACCGAGGAGCTGCCGCCCACCGACGGTCTGCGCTACTACCTGGAGGGCGCCCGGGTGATCGTGCGCCCGAGCGGCACCGAGCCGAAGCTCAAGTGCTACCTGGAGGTCGTCGTCCCGGTCGGCTCGGCCGACGAGCTGGACGCGGCCCGCGCCCGGGGCGCCGAGCTGCTCGCCGGCATCAAGAAGGACCTCGCGGCGGCCGCCGGCATCTGA
- a CDS encoding acyl-CoA carboxylase epsilon subunit: MIKVVRGNPTPEELAAALAVVQARAAATASAASGAPEPPEGWSDPSRIARHALPRPGAHAWSRTYWPA; the protein is encoded by the coding sequence GTGATCAAGGTCGTACGGGGCAATCCGACTCCGGAGGAGCTGGCCGCCGCACTGGCGGTGGTTCAGGCGCGCGCCGCGGCGACGGCTTCGGCCGCGTCCGGTGCGCCGGAGCCGCCGGAGGGCTGGTCCGACCCGTCCCGCATCGCCCGTCACGCCCTGCCGCGGCCGGGCGCCCACGCCTGGTCCCGCACGTACTGGCCCGCGTAG
- a CDS encoding NAD(P)H-quinone dehydrogenase, producing the protein MTRIVIIGGGPGGYEAALVGAQLGAEVTVVDCDGLGGASVLTDCVPSKTLIATAEVMTTFDSSYEELGILVADDTPPEEQSARVVGVDLGKVNRRVKRLALAQSHDITASVTRAGARVMRGRGRLAGPQGIDGTRDVIVTAADGTEEMLTCEAVLIATGGSPRELPDAQPDGERILNWTQVYDLDELPEELIVVGSGVTGAEFAGAYQALGSKVTLVSSRDRVLPGEDPDAAAVLEDVFRRRGMNVMARSRAESAKRVGDRVEVTLSDGRVISGSHCLMAVGAIPNTANMGLEESGVRLKESGHIWTDKVSRTSAPGVYAAGDVTGIFALASVAAMQGRIAMYHFLGDAVAPLNLKTVSSNVFTDPEIATVGYTQADVDAGKIDARVVKLPLLRNPRAKMQGIRDGFVKIFCRPGTGIIVGGCVVAPRASELIHPISIAVDNNLTVEQIANAFTVYPSLSGSIAEVARQLHTRKKAGEA; encoded by the coding sequence GTGACGCGGATCGTGATCATCGGTGGCGGACCGGGCGGATACGAGGCGGCCCTGGTGGGCGCCCAGCTCGGTGCGGAGGTGACCGTCGTGGACTGCGACGGTCTGGGCGGGGCGTCGGTGCTCACCGACTGCGTGCCGTCGAAGACCCTGATCGCGACGGCCGAGGTGATGACCACCTTCGACTCTTCGTACGAGGAGTTGGGCATCCTCGTCGCCGACGACACCCCGCCCGAGGAGCAGTCCGCGCGGGTCGTCGGCGTGGACCTCGGCAAGGTCAACCGCCGTGTGAAGCGCCTCGCGCTCGCCCAGTCCCACGACATCACCGCCTCCGTGACCCGGGCCGGCGCCCGCGTCATGCGCGGCCGCGGCCGGCTCGCCGGGCCGCAGGGCATCGACGGCACCCGGGACGTGATCGTCACGGCCGCCGACGGCACCGAGGAGATGCTCACCTGCGAGGCCGTGCTCATCGCCACCGGCGGAAGCCCGCGCGAGCTGCCCGACGCGCAGCCCGACGGCGAGCGCATCCTCAACTGGACGCAGGTGTACGACCTGGACGAGCTGCCCGAGGAGCTCATCGTGGTCGGCTCCGGCGTCACCGGCGCCGAGTTCGCGGGCGCCTACCAGGCGCTCGGCTCCAAGGTCACCCTCGTCTCGTCCCGCGACCGGGTGCTGCCCGGTGAGGACCCGGACGCGGCCGCGGTCCTGGAGGACGTGTTCCGCCGCCGCGGCATGAACGTCATGGCCCGCTCGCGCGCCGAGTCCGCCAAGCGCGTCGGCGACCGCGTCGAGGTCACCCTCTCCGACGGCCGCGTCATCAGCGGCAGCCACTGCCTGATGGCCGTCGGCGCGATCCCCAACACCGCGAACATGGGCCTGGAGGAGTCGGGCGTACGCCTCAAGGAGTCCGGCCACATCTGGACCGACAAGGTCTCGCGCACCTCCGCCCCCGGCGTGTACGCGGCCGGCGACGTGACCGGCATCTTCGCCCTGGCGTCGGTCGCCGCCATGCAGGGCCGCATCGCGATGTACCACTTCCTGGGCGACGCGGTGGCCCCCCTGAACCTGAAGACGGTCTCCTCCAACGTCTTCACCGACCCCGAGATCGCCACCGTCGGCTACACCCAGGCCGACGTGGACGCCGGCAAGATCGACGCTCGGGTCGTGAAGCTGCCGCTCCTGCGCAACCCGCGCGCCAAGATGCAGGGCATCCGGGACGGCTTCGTCAAGATCTTCTGCCGTCCTGGCACCGGCATCATCGTCGGCGGCTGTGTGGTCGCCCCGCGCGCGAGTGAACTGATCCACCCCATCTCGATCGCGGTCGACAACAACCTGACGGTGGAGCAGATCGCCAACGCCTTCACCGTGTACCCGTCGCTGTCCGGCTCGATCGCCGAGGTGGCCCGCCAGCTGCACACCCGCAAGAAGGCCGGAGAGGCGTAA
- the mmpB gene encoding morphogenic membrane protein MmpB — MLWSDPDDKPPKELRDAQAMMRRAGLFLALAMVVAMIVVNIR, encoded by the coding sequence ATGCTGTGGTCAGACCCCGATGACAAGCCCCCGAAGGAACTCCGCGACGCCCAGGCGATGATGCGCCGCGCGGGCCTGTTCCTCGCCCTCGCCATGGTGGTGGCGATGATCGTGGTCAACATCCGCTGA